From Streptomyces sp. NBC_00370, a single genomic window includes:
- a CDS encoding exo-beta-N-acetylmuramidase NamZ family protein — protein sequence MTDSASNRGSGTNLSRRGLLAAGGATAAAGALAAAAPPAAALDGGHAAGGQPAGGRRVRTGFDRLADSRYRQLSGQRVGVVTNPTGITQDVRHIVDVMHADDRVDLVAVFGPEHGFRGTAQAGGSEGRYDDPATGLPVYDTYQVSGQKLADVFTASGVDTVVFDIQDAGARFYTYIWTLYDCMEAAALAGKRFVVLDRPNPVTGRSATGPVLHEEFASFVGRKPVSQAHGMTAAELALLFNGEFLAKPVELTTVEVTGWRRADFFDATGLPWVPPSPNMPTPDTALVYSGTCLFEGTNVSEGRGTTRPFETLGAETVDGAWAAAATAEELPGVHFREAYFAPTFSKFTGKTIGGVELHVHDRAAFDPVRTGVALLVTAKRVWSGFAWRADHYIDTLSGSARLRTMIDAGAGTDEVVGAWQDELAAFRAVRRGYLLYR from the coding sequence ATGACAGACAGCGCGAGCAACCGAGGCAGCGGTACGAATCTTTCCCGGCGGGGCCTGCTGGCGGCGGGCGGCGCGACCGCGGCGGCGGGGGCGCTGGCGGCAGCGGCCCCGCCGGCCGCGGCGCTGGACGGCGGGCACGCGGCGGGCGGACAGCCGGCGGGCGGACGGCGGGTCCGTACCGGCTTCGACCGGCTTGCCGACAGCCGCTACCGGCAGCTGTCGGGGCAGCGGGTGGGCGTCGTCACCAACCCGACCGGCATCACCCAGGACGTGCGCCACATCGTCGACGTCATGCACGCCGACGACCGGGTCGACCTGGTGGCCGTCTTCGGCCCCGAGCACGGCTTCCGCGGCACCGCCCAGGCCGGCGGCTCCGAGGGGCGCTACGACGACCCGGCGACCGGGCTGCCGGTCTACGACACGTACCAGGTCAGCGGGCAGAAGCTGGCCGACGTCTTCACCGCGTCCGGGGTGGACACGGTCGTCTTCGACATCCAGGACGCGGGCGCCCGCTTCTACACGTACATCTGGACGCTGTACGACTGCATGGAGGCGGCCGCGCTCGCCGGGAAGCGCTTCGTCGTACTGGACCGGCCGAACCCGGTCACCGGGCGGTCCGCGACCGGGCCCGTGCTGCACGAGGAGTTCGCGAGCTTCGTCGGCCGCAAGCCGGTCTCGCAGGCGCACGGGATGACGGCGGCCGAGCTGGCGCTGCTGTTCAACGGGGAGTTCCTGGCGAAGCCGGTGGAGCTGACGACGGTCGAGGTGACCGGCTGGCGGCGCGCCGACTTCTTCGACGCGACGGGTCTCCCCTGGGTGCCGCCGAGCCCCAACATGCCGACGCCCGACACGGCGCTGGTGTACTCCGGCACCTGCCTCTTCGAGGGGACGAACGTCTCGGAGGGGCGCGGCACGACCCGGCCGTTCGAGACCCTGGGCGCCGAGACGGTCGACGGCGCGTGGGCGGCGGCCGCCACGGCCGAGGAACTGCCCGGTGTGCACTTCCGTGAGGCGTATTTCGCGCCGACGTTCTCGAAGTTCACCGGCAAGACCATCGGTGGGGTGGAGTTGCATGTCCATGACCGCGCTGCGTTCGACCCGGTGCGTACCGGCGTGGCGCTGCTGGTGACGGCGAAGCGGGTGTGGAGCGGTTTCGCCTGGCGCGCGGACCACTACATCGACACCCTGTCGGGCTCGGCGCGGCTGCGGACGATGATCGACGCGGGGGCGGGCACGGACGAGGTGGTCGGCGCCTGGCAGGACGAGCTGGCGGCGTTCCGCGCCGTGCGCCGGGGCTATCTGCTCTACCGGTGA
- the soxR gene encoding redox-sensitive transcriptional activator SoxR codes for MPQIPEQIHELTVGQLSARSGAAVSALHFYESKGLITSRRTSGNQRRYGRDALRRVAFVRAAQRLGIPLATIRDALGQLPEERTPTRADWARLSEAWRSELDERIKQLGRLRDTLTECIGCGCLSLETCALSNPGDVFGDRMSGSRLYPGRA; via the coding sequence GTGCCGCAGATCCCGGAGCAGATCCATGAACTCACCGTCGGCCAGCTCTCGGCGCGCAGTGGCGCCGCCGTCTCGGCCCTGCACTTCTACGAGTCCAAAGGGCTGATCACCAGCCGCAGGACGAGCGGCAACCAGCGCCGCTACGGCCGGGACGCGCTGCGCCGGGTCGCCTTCGTACGGGCCGCCCAGCGGCTCGGTATCCCGCTCGCCACCATCAGGGACGCGCTGGGGCAGCTGCCCGAGGAGCGCACCCCCACCCGTGCGGACTGGGCGCGTCTCTCCGAGGCGTGGCGCTCCGAACTGGACGAGCGCATCAAGCAGTTGGGCAGGCTGCGGGACACGCTGACCGAGTGCATCGGCTGCGGCTGCCTGTCGTTGGAGACCTGCGCGCTGTCCAACCCGGGCGATGTCTTCGGCGACCGGATGAGCGGCTCCCGGCTCTACCCCGGCCGCGCCTAG
- a CDS encoding 3-keto-5-aminohexanoate cleavage protein, giving the protein MIQVCLNGPRSAADHAAVPMSPGAAAEAAARAVAAGAVDVHVHPKTPCGQDTLSARAVAETVTAVRAAVPGVLVGVTTGAWAETDPERRVARVRAWTVLPDHASVNWHEPGAEEVAAALLERGVGVEAGIWSGTDGARRFLGSPLGPRVLRVLAEVTDTGPDTARDTARSLLGALGAAHGRPLLLHGEDGGAWPVLRLALELGLDTRIGLEDVLLLPDGRPATSNADLVAAARTKRP; this is encoded by the coding sequence ATGATCCAGGTCTGTCTGAACGGACCACGGAGCGCGGCCGACCACGCCGCTGTGCCGATGTCGCCGGGTGCGGCGGCCGAGGCGGCGGCACGCGCGGTCGCGGCGGGCGCCGTCGACGTGCATGTCCACCCGAAGACGCCGTGCGGACAGGACACGCTCTCGGCGAGGGCGGTCGCGGAGACGGTCACGGCGGTACGGGCGGCGGTGCCGGGCGTCCTGGTCGGGGTGACGACGGGGGCCTGGGCGGAAACCGACCCGGAGCGGCGTGTGGCGCGTGTGCGCGCCTGGACGGTGCTGCCGGACCACGCGTCGGTGAACTGGCACGAACCGGGCGCCGAGGAGGTCGCCGCGGCGTTGCTGGAGCGCGGGGTCGGCGTGGAGGCGGGGATCTGGTCGGGTACGGACGGTGCGCGGCGCTTTCTCGGCTCGCCGCTGGGACCGCGGGTGCTGCGGGTGCTCGCCGAGGTCACGGACACCGGCCCGGACACGGCGCGGGACACGGCGCGCTCGCTGCTGGGCGCCCTGGGCGCGGCGCACGGCAGGCCCTTACTGCTGCACGGTGAGGACGGCGGCGCGTGGCCGGTGCTGCGGCTCGCCCTGGAGCTGGGCCTGGACACCCGGATCGGCCTTGAGGACGTCCTGCTGCTGCCGGACGGCCGCCCGGCGACCTCCAACGCGGACCTCGTGGCGGCGGCCCGTACGAAGAGGCCCTAG
- a CDS encoding alpha/beta fold hydrolase yields MPFATAQDGTDIYYKDWGSGQPVVFSHGWPLNADAWDAQLQFMADNGFRAIAHDRRGGGRSGQTWDGNDLDTYADDLAAVIDKLDLHDVILVGHSTGGGEVTRYIGRHGTGRVAKAVLLGAIPPLMLKTEANPEGLPIEVFDQIRAGVANDRSQFYQDLSESFYGANREGSTVTQGIRDQFWLWSMTVGIKGAYDCVKAFSETDLTEDLKKFDVPTLIVHGDDDQIVPIVAAGAKSSKIVKDVTYKVYPGAPHGLAMVPVFADVFNKDLLEFARG; encoded by the coding sequence ATGCCCTTCGCGACCGCCCAAGACGGCACCGACATCTACTACAAGGACTGGGGCTCGGGTCAGCCCGTCGTGTTCTCGCACGGCTGGCCGCTGAACGCCGACGCCTGGGACGCGCAGCTGCAGTTCATGGCCGACAACGGCTTCCGCGCCATCGCCCACGACCGGCGCGGCGGCGGCCGCTCCGGGCAGACCTGGGACGGCAACGACCTCGACACGTACGCCGACGACCTGGCGGCGGTCATCGACAAGCTCGATCTGCACGACGTCATCCTGGTCGGCCACTCGACGGGCGGCGGCGAGGTCACCCGCTACATCGGCAGGCACGGCACAGGACGCGTCGCCAAGGCCGTACTGCTCGGCGCGATCCCGCCGCTGATGCTCAAGACCGAGGCGAACCCCGAGGGACTGCCGATCGAGGTCTTCGACCAGATCAGGGCGGGCGTCGCGAACGACCGCTCGCAGTTCTACCAGGACCTCAGCGAGTCGTTCTACGGCGCCAACCGCGAAGGATCGACCGTCACCCAGGGCATCCGTGACCAGTTCTGGCTCTGGTCGATGACGGTCGGCATCAAGGGCGCGTACGACTGCGTCAAGGCGTTCTCCGAGACCGACCTCACCGAGGACCTGAAGAAGTTCGACGTGCCCACCTTGATCGTGCACGGCGACGACGACCAGATCGTGCCGATCGTGGCCGCGGGAGCCAAGTCCTCCAAGATCGTCAAGGACGTGACCTACAAGGTCTACCCGGGCGCCCCGCACGGCCTCGCGATGGTCCCGGTGTTCGCGGACGTCTTCAACAAGGACCTCCTCGAATTCGCCCGCGGCTGA
- a CDS encoding TetR/AcrR family transcriptional regulator: MARTTEGNGTPVPQRLLAAATRLFAEQGYDRTSVQEIVEAAGVTKGALYHYFGSKEDLLQEVYARVLRLQQERLDAFADADEPVEQRLRAAAADVVVTTIENLDDAAIFFRSMHHLSPEKNKQVRMERRHYHERFRALVEEGQRSGVFSTATPSDLVVDYHFGSVHHLSTWYRPAGPLTPQQVADHLADLLLRALRP, encoded by the coding sequence ATGGCCAGGACGACGGAGGGCAACGGCACGCCCGTCCCCCAGCGGCTGCTGGCCGCCGCCACCCGGCTCTTCGCCGAGCAGGGCTACGACCGGACCTCGGTCCAGGAGATCGTCGAGGCGGCGGGCGTCACCAAGGGCGCCCTCTACCACTACTTCGGCTCCAAGGAAGACCTCCTCCAGGAGGTCTACGCGCGGGTGCTGCGCCTCCAGCAGGAGCGGCTCGACGCCTTCGCCGACGCCGACGAACCGGTGGAGCAGCGGCTGCGCGCGGCCGCAGCCGACGTGGTCGTGACGACGATCGAGAACCTGGACGACGCGGCCATCTTCTTCCGCTCGATGCACCATCTGAGCCCGGAGAAGAACAAGCAGGTGCGGATGGAGCGGCGGCACTACCACGAGCGGTTCCGCGCGCTGGTCGAAGAGGGCCAGCGCAGCGGGGTGTTCTCCACGGCGACCCCGTCCGACCTGGTGGTGGACTACCACTTCGGGTCCGTCCACCACCTGTCGACGTGGTACCGCCCGGCGGGCCCGCTCACCCCGCAGCAGGTGGCCGACCACCTGGCCGACCTCCTGCTGCGGGCGCTGCGCCCCTAG
- a CDS encoding SDR family oxidoreductase, translating to MGTVQGAGVVVTGAGGGIGAALARRFAAEGARVVVNDLDAAKAAAVAEETGAIAVPGDASLIVDAAREALGGTVDIYCANAGVGSGGDEQAPEDVWALAWDVNVMAHVRASKALLPGWLERGSGRFVSTVSAAGLLTMIGAAPYSVTKHGALAYAEWLSLTYRHRGIKVHAICPQGVRTDMLTASGTAGDLVLAPTAIEPEAVADALFAAMADDRFLVLPHPEVAGYYQARAGDPDRWLSTMNHIQQKWEGAAE from the coding sequence ATGGGTACGGTGCAGGGCGCGGGGGTTGTCGTGACAGGAGCCGGAGGGGGCATCGGCGCCGCACTCGCCCGCCGGTTCGCCGCCGAAGGCGCTCGCGTGGTGGTCAACGACCTCGACGCGGCCAAGGCCGCTGCCGTCGCCGAGGAGACCGGCGCCATCGCCGTCCCCGGGGACGCCTCCCTGATCGTGGACGCCGCGCGCGAGGCGCTCGGCGGCACCGTCGACATCTACTGCGCCAACGCGGGCGTCGGCTCGGGCGGCGACGAACAGGCGCCGGAAGACGTCTGGGCGCTCGCCTGGGACGTCAACGTGATGGCGCACGTACGGGCGAGCAAGGCCCTGCTCCCCGGCTGGCTGGAGCGCGGCAGCGGCCGCTTCGTCTCCACCGTCTCCGCCGCCGGACTGCTCACGATGATCGGCGCGGCGCCGTACAGCGTCACCAAGCACGGCGCCCTGGCCTACGCGGAGTGGCTCTCCCTCACCTACCGGCACCGCGGCATCAAGGTCCACGCCATCTGCCCGCAGGGCGTACGCACCGACATGCTGACCGCCTCCGGCACAGCGGGCGACCTCGTCCTCGCGCCGACCGCCATCGAACCGGAGGCCGTCGCCGACGCCCTCTTCGCGGCCATGGCCGACGACCGGTTCCTGGTCCTGCCGCACCCCGAGGTCGCCGGCTACTACCAGGCACGCGCCGGGGACCCCGACCGCTGGCTGTCCACCATGAACCACATCCAGCAGAAGTGGGAAGGAGCCGCGGAATGA
- a CDS encoding MaoC family dehydratase: MAEPRVFTSADELRAGIGEQLGHSDWVEIDQKRIDLFADATGDHQWIHVDPERAARGPFGTTIAHGYLTLSLLPVLVPQIVQVENVKMGINYGTNKVRFPSPVPVGSRLRASAVLRDVTPASGGAQQVTVEVTVEREGGDKPVCVAESVSRYYF; the protein is encoded by the coding sequence ATGGCAGAGCCGAGGGTCTTCACATCCGCCGACGAGCTGCGCGCCGGGATCGGTGAGCAGCTGGGACACAGCGACTGGGTGGAGATCGACCAGAAGCGGATCGATCTGTTCGCGGACGCGACCGGCGACCACCAGTGGATCCATGTGGACCCGGAGCGCGCGGCGCGGGGGCCCTTCGGCACGACGATCGCGCACGGCTATCTGACGCTGTCGCTGCTGCCGGTGCTCGTCCCGCAGATCGTCCAGGTCGAGAACGTGAAGATGGGCATCAACTACGGGACCAACAAGGTCCGTTTCCCCTCGCCCGTGCCCGTGGGCTCGCGGCTGCGCGCCTCCGCCGTCCTGCGGGACGTCACGCCGGCGAGCGGCGGCGCCCAGCAGGTCACGGTCGAGGTGACGGTCGAGCGCGAGGGCGGCGACAAGCCGGTCTGCGTCGCGGAGTCGGTCTCCCGCTACTACTTCTGA
- a CDS encoding phosphotransferase family protein, which yields MSSAPPPGLDPERLRGHLDRERPGLVGGPLSARMFQGGRSNLTYVVTDDTGSVTDGAGRWVVRRPPLGHVLATAHDMKREYRVISALHPTAVPVPEPLLLCEDDAVLGAPFYVMEYVAGTPYRTAEQLAPLGPERTRAAVLALVDTLVELHAVDPASVGLGDFGRPEGFLDRQLRRWGKQLDGSRNRELPGIDELHAALGRALPDSPAPTVIHGDYRLDNVLLGDDDRIKAVLDWEMSTLGDPLTDLGLLVMYSARLELVGSPISTTAGAPGHPTPGELIERYASRSGRDAAAINWYTAFAWFKLAVILEGIHYRYTLGQTVGPGFDQIGDLVPLFIQHGLTTLQEG from the coding sequence ATGAGCTCAGCTCCCCCGCCAGGACTCGACCCCGAGCGGCTGCGCGGCCATCTCGACCGCGAACGCCCCGGACTGGTGGGCGGACCGCTCAGTGCCCGCATGTTCCAGGGCGGCCGGTCGAACCTGACATACGTCGTCACGGACGATACCGGCAGCGTGACGGACGGCGCGGGCCGCTGGGTGGTCCGCAGGCCGCCGCTGGGGCATGTGCTGGCCACGGCGCACGACATGAAGCGGGAGTACCGCGTGATCAGCGCGCTGCACCCGACGGCCGTCCCGGTGCCGGAGCCGCTGCTGCTCTGCGAGGACGACGCGGTGCTCGGCGCGCCGTTCTACGTCATGGAGTACGTGGCGGGCACGCCGTACCGCACCGCCGAACAGCTCGCCCCGCTCGGCCCGGAGCGGACCCGCGCCGCCGTCCTGGCGCTGGTCGACACGCTCGTCGAGCTGCATGCCGTGGACCCCGCGTCGGTGGGCCTCGGGGACTTCGGGCGGCCCGAGGGCTTCCTCGACCGGCAGCTGCGCCGCTGGGGCAAGCAGCTCGACGGGTCCCGCAACCGTGAGCTGCCCGGCATCGACGAGCTGCACGCGGCCCTCGGCCGGGCGCTGCCCGACTCCCCCGCGCCGACGGTGATCCACGGCGACTACCGGCTCGACAACGTCCTGCTCGGCGACGACGACCGGATCAAGGCGGTGCTCGACTGGGAGATGTCGACGCTCGGCGACCCGCTCACCGACCTGGGCCTGCTGGTGATGTACAGCGCCCGGCTCGAACTGGTCGGCTCCCCGATCAGCACGACGGCGGGCGCGCCGGGCCATCCGACGCCGGGCGAGCTGATCGAGCGGTACGCGAGCCGGTCGGGCCGGGATGCCGCCGCCATCAACTGGTACACGGCGTTCGCCTGGTTCAAGCTCGCCGTGATCCTGGAGGGCATCCACTACCGCTACACGCTCGGTCAGACGGTCGGCCCCGGCTTCGACCAGATCGGCGATCTCGTCCCCCTGTTCATCCAGCACGGGCTCACCACCCTCCAGGAAGGCTGA
- a CDS encoding AMP-binding protein: protein MTPSIYAAKPWLGLLSEVQRADIHPAAGVVDAFRASAGRAPDRTALVYFDGRLTYRETDQLSDSVAGHLAARGLERGDRVAIMLQNSPHFVLALLGAWKAGAIVVPLNPMYKSAEVGHVLHDAEVTALICSDRAWEGYLRDTAAASPVRIAVTADEHGLQTRDDPRVLGSAKLPKPDDTDDLLAVARRGLPAPAERDPGTDDVALISYTSGTSGKPKGAMNAHRNIMVNAERQRTGQGIAEGACYFALAPLFHITGMVCELAACFANAGTLALAYRFESGVVLDAFAEHRPAYTVGPSTAFMALAAHPDVTPEHFSSFQQISSGGAPLPPALVEKFRAGFGPYIRNGYGLTECTAPCASVPPQLEAPVDPASGTLSVGVPGPDTVVRIIDDNGDDMPFGEQGEIAVRGPQVVAGYWRLPTATADAFPDGELRTGDIGFMDTDGWLYVVDRKKDMINASGFKVWPREVEDVLYTHPQVREAAVVGIPDPYRGESVKAYVSLRPGATATPEELAGYCKERLAAYKYPRVVDILPELPKTTSGKILRRELRSLT from the coding sequence ATGACCCCGTCGATCTATGCGGCCAAGCCCTGGCTCGGCCTGCTCAGCGAGGTCCAGCGGGCCGACATCCACCCGGCGGCCGGTGTCGTGGACGCGTTCAGGGCGTCGGCCGGGCGCGCCCCCGACAGGACCGCGCTCGTCTACTTCGACGGCCGGCTCACCTACCGCGAGACCGACCAGCTCTCCGACTCGGTGGCGGGACATCTCGCCGCCCGTGGCCTGGAGCGCGGCGACCGGGTCGCGATCATGCTCCAGAACAGCCCGCACTTCGTGCTCGCGCTGCTCGGGGCCTGGAAGGCCGGCGCGATCGTCGTACCGCTCAACCCGATGTACAAGTCGGCCGAGGTCGGGCACGTCCTGCACGACGCCGAGGTGACGGCGCTGATCTGCTCGGACCGCGCCTGGGAGGGGTATCTGCGCGACACGGCCGCCGCCTCGCCCGTACGGATCGCCGTCACCGCCGACGAACACGGGCTCCAGACCCGCGACGACCCGCGCGTCCTCGGCTCGGCGAAGCTGCCGAAGCCGGACGACACCGACGATCTGCTCGCCGTCGCCCGCCGTGGCCTGCCCGCGCCCGCCGAGCGTGACCCCGGCACCGACGACGTGGCGCTGATCAGCTACACCTCGGGCACCAGCGGCAAACCCAAGGGCGCCATGAACGCCCACCGCAACATCATGGTCAACGCCGAACGCCAGCGCACCGGCCAGGGCATCGCCGAGGGAGCCTGCTACTTCGCCCTCGCACCGCTCTTCCACATCACCGGCATGGTCTGCGAACTCGCCGCCTGCTTCGCCAACGCGGGCACCCTCGCCCTCGCCTACCGCTTCGAGTCCGGTGTCGTCCTCGACGCCTTCGCCGAGCACCGCCCCGCGTACACCGTCGGCCCCTCCACCGCCTTCATGGCGCTCGCCGCGCACCCGGACGTCACCCCGGAGCACTTCAGCTCCTTCCAGCAGATCTCGTCCGGCGGCGCGCCGCTGCCGCCCGCCCTGGTGGAGAAGTTCCGGGCCGGCTTCGGCCCGTACATACGCAACGGCTACGGCCTCACCGAGTGCACGGCGCCCTGTGCCTCCGTACCGCCCCAGCTGGAGGCCCCCGTCGACCCGGCGTCCGGGACGCTGTCGGTCGGCGTGCCGGGCCCCGACACGGTCGTACGGATCATCGACGACAACGGCGACGACATGCCCTTCGGCGAACAGGGCGAGATCGCCGTACGCGGCCCGCAGGTCGTCGCCGGCTACTGGCGGCTGCCCACGGCCACCGCCGACGCGTTCCCCGACGGCGAACTGCGCACCGGCGACATCGGGTTCATGGACACCGACGGCTGGCTGTACGTGGTCGACCGCAAGAAGGACATGATCAACGCGTCGGGGTTCAAGGTCTGGCCGCGCGAGGTCGAGGACGTCCTCTACACCCACCCCCAGGTGCGGGAGGCCGCCGTCGTCGGCATCCCCGACCCGTACCGGGGCGAGAGCGTCAAGGCCTATGTCAGCCTGCGCCCCGGCGCGACGGCGACCCCCGAGGAACTGGCCGGCTACTGCAAGGAACGCCTCGCCGCTTACAAGTACCCGCGCGTGGTCGACATCCTGCCCGAGCTGCCCAAGACCACGAGTGGGAAGATCCTGCGCAGGGAACTGCGTTCCCTGACGTAA
- a CDS encoding glucarate dehydratase family protein, translating into MNTALLIDQVRLTPILIADPPLLNTQGVHQPYTPRLIVEVITRDGVTGVGETYGDGKYLDLARPLAEALPGRQVSDVNGLFELAAEVCGDPGSTDGRVDAGGLRGVQTADKLRLSVVSGFEVACLDAFGKTLGLPVHALLGGKVRDTVEYSAYLFYRWAAHPEGGEQDGWGAAVDPAGVVAQARRFAQEYGFSSFKLKGGVFAPDQEIAAVRALAEAFPGQPLRLDPNGAWSVPTSLYVAEQLADVLEYLEDPATGTDRMAEVSAGTSVPLATNMCVTTLPEIADAFARDAVQVVLSDHHYWGGLHRTRELAAICRTFGVGLSMHSNTHLGISLAAMTHVAATVPNLDYACDSHYPWQTEDVITARHTFKDGRLTVSDTPGLGVELDRAALDRLHRRWLDDDGTMRERDDAAAMRKAEADWVTPTIPRW; encoded by the coding sequence ATGAATACCGCGCTGCTCATCGACCAGGTCCGGCTCACCCCGATCCTCATCGCCGATCCGCCCCTGCTCAACACTCAGGGCGTGCATCAGCCGTACACGCCGCGGCTCATCGTGGAGGTGATCACCCGGGACGGGGTCACCGGCGTCGGCGAGACGTACGGCGACGGGAAGTATCTGGACCTCGCCCGGCCGCTGGCGGAGGCGCTGCCGGGCCGGCAGGTCAGCGACGTGAACGGCCTGTTCGAACTGGCCGCCGAGGTCTGCGGCGACCCGGGCAGCACCGACGGGCGGGTCGACGCGGGCGGCCTGCGCGGGGTGCAGACGGCGGACAAGCTCCGGCTCTCCGTCGTCTCCGGCTTCGAGGTCGCCTGTCTCGACGCGTTCGGCAAGACGCTCGGGCTGCCGGTGCACGCCCTGCTCGGCGGCAAGGTCCGCGACACCGTCGAGTACAGCGCGTATCTCTTCTACCGCTGGGCCGCGCATCCCGAGGGCGGCGAACAGGACGGCTGGGGCGCCGCGGTCGACCCGGCCGGGGTCGTGGCCCAGGCGCGCAGGTTCGCCCAGGAGTACGGCTTCTCGTCGTTCAAGCTCAAGGGCGGCGTCTTCGCACCCGACCAGGAGATCGCCGCCGTCCGCGCACTCGCCGAGGCGTTCCCCGGGCAGCCGCTGCGGCTCGACCCCAACGGCGCCTGGTCGGTGCCGACTTCGCTGTACGTCGCCGAGCAGCTGGCCGACGTGCTCGAATACCTGGAGGACCCGGCGACCGGCACGGACCGGATGGCCGAGGTGTCGGCCGGCACGTCGGTCCCGCTGGCCACCAACATGTGCGTGACCACCCTCCCGGAGATCGCCGACGCCTTCGCCCGCGACGCCGTCCAGGTCGTGCTCTCCGACCACCACTACTGGGGCGGCCTGCACCGTACCCGCGAACTCGCCGCCATCTGCCGCACGTTCGGCGTCGGCCTCTCCATGCACTCCAACACCCACCTGGGCATCAGCCTGGCGGCGATGACCCATGTCGCGGCGACCGTACCCAACCTCGACTACGCCTGCGACAGTCACTACCCCTGGCAGACGGAGGACGTGATCACCGCCCGGCACACCTTCAAGGACGGCCGGCTCACGGTCTCCGACACTCCGGGCCTCGGCGTCGAACTCGACCGCGCCGCACTGGACCGCCTGCACCGCCGCTGGCTGGACGACGACGGCACGATGCGCGAACGCGACGACGCGGCGGCGATGCGCAAGGCGGAGGCGGACTGGGTGACACCGACGATCCCGCGCTGGTGA
- a CDS encoding acyl-CoA dehydrogenase family protein: MDFAFDARTEELRERLLAFMDEHVHPAEEVAHAQRAELASPWDTPAIVGELKAEARRQGLWNLFLPDAEYGAGLTNLQYAPLAEITGRSPQLAPTALNCAAPDTGNMELLAQFATEQQKKQWLEPLLAGEIRSAFAMTEPEVASSDATNIRTRIDRDGDDYVVNGRKWYISGAMNPDCKIFIVMGKTDPDGEDVRRQQSMVLVPRDTPGVEVRRAMQVYGYEDHFHGGHAEVVFDDVRVPAANLVGEEGGGFAIAQARLGPGRIHHCMRLIGMAERAIELMCRRAVSRTAFGRPIAQQGVVQNWIADARVTVEQLRLLVLKTAWLMDTAGNRGAHTEIQAIKIATPRAVVDIIDRAVQLHGAGGVSQDFPLAELWAAARTLRLADGPDEVHQRSLARRELKKYL; this comes from the coding sequence ATGGACTTCGCATTCGACGCCCGCACCGAAGAGCTCCGGGAGAGGCTGCTCGCCTTCATGGACGAGCACGTGCACCCGGCCGAGGAGGTCGCGCACGCGCAGCGCGCCGAGCTGGCGAGCCCCTGGGACACCCCAGCGATCGTGGGGGAACTCAAGGCCGAGGCCCGCAGGCAGGGCCTGTGGAACCTCTTCCTGCCGGACGCCGAGTACGGCGCGGGGCTGACCAATCTGCAGTACGCGCCGCTCGCCGAGATCACCGGCCGCTCCCCGCAGCTCGCCCCGACGGCGCTGAACTGCGCGGCCCCCGACACCGGGAACATGGAGCTGTTGGCCCAGTTCGCCACCGAGCAGCAGAAGAAGCAGTGGCTGGAGCCGCTGCTGGCGGGCGAGATCCGGTCCGCCTTCGCGATGACGGAGCCCGAGGTGGCCTCGTCGGACGCGACGAACATCCGGACCCGGATCGACCGGGACGGCGACGACTACGTCGTCAACGGGCGCAAGTGGTACATCTCCGGGGCGATGAACCCGGACTGCAAGATCTTCATCGTGATGGGCAAGACCGATCCGGACGGCGAGGACGTCCGCCGCCAGCAGTCGATGGTGCTGGTCCCGCGCGACACACCGGGCGTCGAGGTGCGGCGCGCCATGCAGGTGTACGGCTACGAGGACCACTTCCACGGCGGCCACGCCGAGGTGGTCTTCGACGACGTGCGGGTGCCCGCCGCGAATCTGGTCGGTGAGGAGGGCGGCGGTTTCGCCATCGCGCAGGCGCGGCTCGGTCCCGGCCGGATCCACCACTGCATGCGGCTGATCGGCATGGCGGAGCGGGCCATCGAGCTGATGTGCCGGCGCGCGGTGTCCCGTACGGCCTTCGGCCGGCCGATCGCCCAGCAGGGCGTCGTGCAGAACTGGATCGCGGACGCCCGGGTGACGGTCGAACAGCTGCGGCTGCTCGTGCTCAAGACGGCCTGGCTGATGGACACGGCGGGCAACCGGGGCGCGCACACCGAGATCCAGGCCATCAAGATCGCCACGCCGCGCGCGGTGGTCGACATCATCGACCGCGCGGTCCAGCTGCACGGCGCCGGCGGGGTCAGCCAGGACTTCCCGCTGGCCGAACTGTGGGCGGCGGCGCGGACGTTGCGGCTGGCCGACGGGCCCGACGAGGTGCATCAGCGGTCGCTGGCCCGGCGGGAGCTGAAGAAGTACCTATAA